ATCCGTTGTAGTGCCATCTTTCCAATCGAAATGAAATACCCATCTAATTACGACGAAATCTCCGTTGATAAATACTGGACGAATACATTTAGAGGTTAATGACTTTGCTCTTCGAAGTACCAATTTTTCATTAGTAATATGCAAATCTCTACCTACTCGAGGTGGTGATTGGTTTTCCTGCATAGAAGCATCAGCCGTATAAAAAGCTTCGATAGCTTCATCATGTTTATTGGATTCAACGTGAGCGATGAATTTCTCTAGTGTTTCTAATGTTGGCATAAGATGTACCTTTTTT
The genomic region above belongs to Leptospira saintgironsiae and contains:
- a CDS encoding nuclear transport factor 2 family protein, translating into MPTLETLEKFIAHVESNKHDEAIEAFYTADASMQENQSPPRVGRDLHITNEKLVLRRAKSLTSKCIRPVFINGDFVVIRWVFHFDWKDGTTTDMEELAYQHWEGEKIKEEQFFYDPAQRIPK